TACTTTAGAATCCTGAGGAAATAAGAAAGCTGACTGTTTTATCTCCTCCCAATTTTTCATCAAAGGGCACATAAAGATAACACAAGACAACAACTGGCAATAGCTCTGTCAACCATAGGCCAAAGCCTGAGTCAAACTTCCAAGGACAGCACCATCAACGGGGATAGACCAAGAGGTGCAACTGACCAAGAGTTCATAACTACTCTCTGCCACATGCTACATCCTTCATccaaggaatgaatgaataggtgAATAAACAAGCAAACTATCATAAATCAAGAGAGTGAACTGCAAAGATGGGCAAAGCATTTCATCCATTCTCATTGCCTAAACTTAATTCTAAAATACAAAAGTTGTAtctaccagaaaaacaaaacaaaacaaaaacaaaaacaggctgCCAGACATCCCACTGCCTAAAAACTCTTTCTAAAGTCTGGCAGAACTAGATTCTCTCCCCTATCCTTACCCCTCCCCCAGGAGATCTTCCATATCCGTTTGAAGACCAATGGTTTGTAAACCTGCCCAAGGAAGACTTTGTAAAACAGGGTCCCAGAGAGAAAAAGCTCCATAAGCAGAGCACACGAAAGAGGTCTCCTTCACGTCCAAGGAATTACAAACCACTCCTGATGTCTAATTCATTCAGAGACTTTGACAGTCTGAGCCACTCAACCTCAGCCCAGCAGGCTCACATCTGGTGAGTGCTGGCAGGCTGGTGGGAATTGAATAAGCTGAGGGAAGAAGCTGCATGCAATAAAGTTCAGCGAGGCAGACTGAGGCAATCTCACCCACCCAGTCTCTCCTTCAATACAGGTTATCAGAATAGGATTAACATAAAGTATGGACCCAAAGACTAAGACGActatctctctgatgattatttTCCACAAGAAACTGTTGAAAAGTAGAGAAAGCATCTTGGTGATACTCTAGAGGGTGAACATCCAGGCTGCCGAGCAGAGCTGGGTAAACCCAGATGGATTCAGGATCTGCACTCTCAGACAGGCCCATGCACTTCTGTCCTTCTGGGGTTTTCTTCCCCCTTCACTATCTTACTTTTCATCATCACCAATATGTCCAACAGATACTCAAGGGCATTCTGGCCATGCTAAAAACAGTTATTAGTTGTAATTTGTACTGAAGTATTTAGTATAACAaggcactgtgctcagtgctTTATATACACAATTTTATCTAATGCTTACAACCATGTGAAGTTTCATCTCCCATGTTAATACCGAAACTGCAACTGTGAAAGGACGAATAATTTGTCCAAAAGTCACTTCGATGAAAGTGACCTTGGTATGTTATATAAGGAAGGCATTCCAAGTTCTGGTCTCCACGTAGCTTTACCCTCAATTCCTGCCATACCTCTGTACCCTAACTATACCTTCACCAGACCCTGTTATTCTCAACAACTAATAGAATCCCCACACAGGCTCTCTAAAACAGCATCTGCCCTAATGTTTTCAatataaataagtcttttttaaatgtatggctaagccaacaagaaaataaagaaattctatAGAAGCCATAAAGGACAAAAATCCACAAATCCACAAGAATATATGCAAATAATAGAGCTGATTTCAAAAGGCTAAAAGACTGAATTTTAATGGTCCATGCCCCACAGGGAACAAGGATAAAACTGGAGCCCTAACATCTTAGGTAGAAGGAAACACATATCTCAGGAGAAAGACACCCTTATACAAAACTTATGAGAAACCAACAAAAAAGTTccaaaaaacattcattcataattaaaaattaccatacaaatgaagaaataagctaCAAGGAAGAGTCAGCAAAATCAAAACAGTACAGAATCAGACCCATAAAGACTGTAGGTATCAAAACTAGACTATAACCAGACTTACTTTATATGACAAAATAAAGGGAGACCTTGAACAGAAAAGTGGgtatttgtgctgcctgtcactaccagaaccagtaagtagagacaaggacCGAATCTTCACAGGCGCCTCATTCAGATGCCAGCAACCTGAGATGCCAGGTTATTTACCCTCAAAAAAcaatcttaacatctcatctcaagctggCCTTTTTGTAAGAAGAAAAGGTAGGTAAGAgatttggaaagaaaattaatCTAAGAGTTGTAGTCCAGGGATGATTTTCCTCCtcctttatctgttgatcaacaactcagataccatctccatcaCTTACAGAcgccctggggcacaaaggtggaactgcctgTGGACCTCCTGGAGCCTTGTAGGCCCTGCACTCCAGTTCCTGGAAATAATAGATTTCCACACAtgttaatcacttaagcctatcaactaaggctaaaatctttaattctTGAGTTCTCTTATCAATTTGagactaggaaaaaaatcagtaactactaacatttgtaaaaagaactaaataaaacttctagacacaaataaattaaaaatggtattaaaatTAGAACCAATGAGTCACAACTGAATGAAAAATTAGTGAACTGGAAGATACAAATAACCTAGAATTCAGCACACAGAATCAAAATAATTGAGTTATATGGATAAAACAGTGGTCAAGAACACACGAGTAGGTCCTTCTTAATTCTAATTGGAATTCCTGAAGAAGTTAGATAGTAGGGGAGAGgtgttagaaaaaaacaaaatgaaacaaacaaacagaaaatcctTTTGAGGCCTAAagtttttctgaaagaaagggtTTATGGAGCCAAATGCTAGCCAGAAAAGGACCAGGTCCTGGGAATGAAGTCTAAACCACCAGCATCCGCACTAGATGTAAAAGGTAACATGTCCATCACCCTGGATTGAAGGGCTCTTGCATAGAATGAGTTTGCAGAAGAAACCtgttttgaaagaattaacattggtAATAAAGGGGCTGGGGAAAAGTGCAGCAGGAAAAGCTCTGGGACAGGTGAACAATCCATATGGAAGAAGTATTTGATGTTTCTGGATTGGCTGTGGGCAACAGTGCCAAAAGTTCATGTGTAAATAGGGTGTAGTGACTTGGCTGTTCCTTTTAGGTAAGAGCTGAAAGAGAGGCCTGAGAGTTGATTCCAAATTTCAACATACATTTCAGGAATGTGAGTAGTCTTTAGTTGGTTTTGGCCCTTCATGGTTAACTGATCAACTTTGTCTCTTCCTCTTACCCTGAGGCCTGctgtaatttcattaaaatatctcAGAATATTTCTTCTACCAGAGACAAATATTTCTACCATTGAATAATTGTGGAAAATGTCTCAGTACTGATAATAATAAGAATGATCAGACTCACAAAGCACAACATATTTACCAGCCAACTGAGTAAGCAGAATCCAGCAGAATTACAGAACAGCAAAGACAAACTGAAGATCAaacagataaggaaacatgaAACCTTACAACagaatcagaatttaaaaaacattacaaaagTAAAACACTATCAAAGtagttttgaaagaaattaacTGTCCATTGAGAATTCTATACCACAGAAAGAGATAGTAAAGCTATCTTTTcagaaaaaggatgaaataaacatattcagaaaatgaaaaccaacagTTTATTGCCAAAAATTCTCACTAAAAGAGCTTCCAAAGttatcacaaaaagaaaaaaaaatactaccagaaaaaaaagattgggttgtaaaaataaatagtaagtaaagaaagtaataaatatataaataattctaaGCACATATTAAATGTATAGAGCAATAATAATGCCTAATTTATGTGGTAACAAGAATTCAAGATAAACCTAAAACTCTAGATAATAGTgttcaaatgataaaaaaatggAGTTATAGGCTCTTGACACAGAATAAAGAAACTTTAATATGCATGTTAAAGGGTAaccacaaattttttaaaagaacatacaGCATATGAACTACTATAGTGGAATAAActgcaattaagaaaaaaaaacaaaagtcaattcaaagaaagcaagaaaggatAATTTAGAAAGCAGAACACAGGAAGCACAAATGACTATAGGAATGATTCCAAAAATATCTGTAACCCCAAtcaatgcaaatgaaaaagaatgaaaggtaAACCTCTAGGTACAGGCAATATTTACAAGAGACACACCTAAAACTTAAGTACACAGTTCCCGTATAGAGGAATCCAGCCTCCAAACATTCGGGCGATTGTTACACTGGAAGCCTCCTGGTTAAAGAAGTACCTGTTCTTCCCTTTAGCTAGGACCTGCCAAGTCAGCCCTCTAATAAACCACCAAAAAGACGAGGGAGTGAGCATCCAAACCCACAGACCTTGTCTCCCTTCAGTGAAGtacagatggaaaaaatacaacaaaaaaactCTAGCCAAAAGAAAGCTGGTGTGTCTCTGGTAGTAGCTGAGAAAATTAACTTTAAGGCAAAAAGCGTGATCTGAAAGAGTCACTACTTTATTTCATCATTTGACTTCACAACCCTAATCTTGTATGTATCAAAGAacaaatcttcaaaaatatatagtacAAGTCATCAGAAATTCAAGGAGAAACTGCCAGTGCTACCATCTGTAGGATGCTTATCACAATTATCTCAACTGAGACATTATTCAGACAAAAggtaataaaacataaatatttgacCAGTGCAATTAACAAGCTTGATCCAACAACTGGAAAATGCAATTTTTCCAagcatacataaaaaaaaatatttacaaaaactgCCCATGTACTTGAGAAGCCTTAAAACAAGTCTCATTTACTTTGAAAGAATTAGTACCAGACCTTATCATCTGATGATTAAATAATAACATTAGAAAgtaatcataaaacaaaataacttcaATGAGGTAAAACCTATACGTCTGGAAACAAAAACCTGAgtcaaaggaaaaatatgttggacactagaaaatatttagaacttagtgatgttgagcatctactTACAAAAACTTGTGGGGCATGCCTGTAGCAGTAGGCACAGGGAACTGGGCATACCTAGGGATATCGAGGGTTcggctccagaccactgcaataaagcaagtgtcgcaataaagtgagtcataatctttttgctggtggacgGTCTCGCCTTCAGTTCGTAAAAAACACAACATCTGTGAAACtcaataaagcaaagtgcaataaaacatGGTATGCCTATATTCCAGGCCCAGAATGTTTTACAGGTGCATTCTACTGAACAGTCGACAAAGAGATCATTTCAAAGAATCTAAGAAAACAGAGGGAACACTCTACAACTCATTTCATGAGACTAGTATAACCCTAATAATACCAGAATCTAACAAGGActacataagaaagaaaaattacagaccAATGTCACTCATGAATTTTTAGGATGAAAACTCCTAAACAAAACAATAGCAAATCCAATCCAGGAATATGTCATAACAGATAATATATCACAACCAAGTTGTGTTTCTTCCAGGAATGTGAGCATGGTTCAACACTGGACAATATATTAACTTCAATTATCTCAATTAAGGCAAAAACATTTGATCAGATTTCTATGAAAACTCTTATCAAACTGAGGATAGAAGGAAAAGTCCTAACCTAGTAAGTAGACCTCAAGTTGTGAAGGACTTCCAAGAAGGCTCCTTGGAAAGGAAGCTGAGTCCCTTGAAGGCACACCCTTTTGCCCGCCCACCTCTCTGCTGCCTGGAATGGGAAGTAGATGACTGACGCTCCAGCACCCATCCTGGCCTATGAGGTGACCTTAAGGATGGAACCCCGTACTCCAtacagaagaagaggaagacagaaggaACCAGGGTCCCTGATGTCTTAGAGGCACTACCACAGAGTTGCATGCCGAGCTGCACATCTCTGGACTTCTCTGATATGTGAAACTAAGcctttgtgtatttaaaatacttttccttaTGCAGTCAAACCCCACCTTAACTGAAAcaccatttctattcaaaatGATACTGGAAGCCCTAACCTgagcaaaagcaagaaaaataaaatatctaagaactgttaagaaacaaaactataattattcacatataaacagaaaattaatCTTATAGAAAATTACTAGAAATGAGAGGTTACCAGCACAGCCagaaaaaatgtcaaatacatttctatataccagcaacagttaaaaatatttaattttaaaaatactgcttataatagcaacaaaaacatgctacctaagaataaatctaatcTACAAGTCAAAACTTCTATGTAGAAAATTATGAAGctttttggaaagattttaagAGGACCAAAATAACTCAAGCATAGTAAAAGCTGTCATTACGATGTTATTTCTCCGGAAATCAATCCAAGGATTCCAATGCAATTGTGATCAAATCCCAACACAGTTTTCCATGGAACCTCACAGGCTAAATGTTACATGAAGTAGCAAAGAGCCAAGAACAACTATGACATTCCTGAAGAacacagcaagggaaaaggaCTTTCCATCAAGACATGAAAGTGATAAGGACACAGTATCTAAGAGAGTGGGTACTAGcacagggagagaaaagcagacCAATGGAACATCGCCAAGAGCCCAGGAACaacccacacatatatgtaaaCTTAAGGTGACATCAAAGGTTGGTGGCAACTGATTATGGTAAAAAATGATGCTGGgacaagtgaaatgaaaacaaaaagaaattgcCTATCTGACAGTATACATAAAAACTTAATTCTAAGTGATGgttcacttaatctctctgaaaaGTACTGTATACATACTAGCCATATACACTTTTCCTGAACATTATATATCACATGATGAATTTTaagtaatacaaaaaatataccaaaaaagcTGTTTTAAATCATCTTGCTCATCTtgctgtttgtttctttaaatatgcTGTTGGTAAGTAAAAGTGGTCttttaactataataaaaaattatattagttaGCATCTGGTACATTAAAGGTTGCTCTTTAAAAATTGGTATTACAGATTACATTAATCTGTACCCTACCCTATATAAAGTACATCTACTTGTTTTCCAAAGCAACACTAAGACGCAAAAGACGTTGTCTTTGGAAGAAGAAATATAAGATAGACTTTACTGACTTGCACCAGTACAACTACAACTTTTTAATACACCACAGTACATGTAACCTGCATGTGTTAACAAAATTCATTAAATTTGTTTTAGTGATAGCAACATTAAAAGACAATTATATTCAGTGCTAAGTAAACACTGGGAGAGGCTATCACTTAATTATGGTATATTAGATTTCCAATTTAAATTGCCATGTGAAGTCTCAGAACAATCCTATTTGCTTAAGGCAACTGTGAGACTAAATTGGGGACTCCAGCTAGGTACCTGAATTTGAACGATGACAACTAAGATGCCTTAGGCCAACTCACGGATTCAGTTTcggaaaaaagtaataatatccaATAAAAAGGGTTTTCCCACTTCTGCAGCACCGTTGGCAGGTATTTTTATGAGCGCTCACTCTGGAATACCCCTGGCAAGGCAGATACCAATTGGGAAGTAAAACCCTTAAAATCAACAGCCACCTGAGTCAGTGAGAGATTTGAGAATCCTCCTCCCCCATGCCCCGTCCAAATCTCCTTGAAACAGGTAATCTTCCACTCCTCCAGATCTCCCCTTCAGAGTCCTGGGGAgcggagagcaatgggggaaagaCAGCTGTGGAATTAAAAAAGGGTCCACGAACCACATGGACAAAAGTCAGTTGGGACTTAACAAAACATTACGTACACTCTCATTTTGCGGATGAGGAAATTTCGTATCAGAGAGAAGCGCACTTGCTCTGGATCTAAGTATTTCAATTCTTCTCCTACCCTAGACCAGCgatccttcccccaccccactcccagatGTTAAGATGGAGGTGAGAAACCCCCCACAGCCGCAGTGGGGCCAGATTGCCGGAACTAGAAAGGGTTATAGAGGTAAACATGTCGATCCCTCCACTTAccggggcgggggatgggggagaaACTGACAAGGGAAAGTGACGCAGCCCCGAAAGTAAATAGCCAACCCTCTGACACCGAGCTTAAGGGGGCCCACCAAAAGCGGTTGAGATCACTGGCGACCCCACTTCCTGACTCTACGGGGGCGggtgtaaaacaaacaaacaaaaacccatccCTAGATTTCCATTCAGCAAGAATCACGCACTTCCCACGCAGAACCAGGAAGAGGGCGAGTAGGGAAATGGGAACAGCCAGTGCACTACACCGACTCCCGCCTCTCTCTTCCGCATCCGTTGGTGAGGAGATGGGTAAGAGTAAGGATGTGGCGCCTCCCGCGAGAAGAGGTACCTGAGGCTCGCACTGCAGTCTCCTGCCGCATCAGCACCAGAGCCCGACACCTTGCTTCCGGGGTCAACTAGCGGCGGGGAGGATTGAAATCCGGGGAGAaagccccaggccccgccccatccATGCAACCCCTCCACTGCCGTCTTCGGGGCGGGCGGACCGGGACAACTTCCGGGACGCGGGTCGTCACTAAGCAGCAGATCCCCACTTCCGGACGCCTCCCTCCTTTCGCTTTCCCCTAGCCGGACATCACTAGTCCGGTCGAGATTTCCGCGCGTTTGATTGGTGGAGCCGGAGTGCTGCTCTCCGCCGATTGGTGCCAGAGAAATCTGTCCCATAGAC
This sequence is a window from Phyllostomus discolor isolate MPI-MPIP mPhyDis1 chromosome 10, mPhyDis1.pri.v3, whole genome shotgun sequence. Protein-coding genes within it:
- the UMAD1 gene encoding UBAP1-MVB12-associated (UMA)-domain containing protein 1 isoform X1; the protein is MGQISLAPIGGEQHSGSTNQTRGNLDRTSDVRLGESERREASGSGDLLLSDDPRPGSCPGPPAPKTAVEGLHGWGGAWGFLPGFQSSPPLVDPGSKVSGSGADAAGDCSASLRPQRLPCFTSSGSLWRRRRPRPQRKKRMDLSF